Proteins co-encoded in one Actinomadura luteofluorescens genomic window:
- a CDS encoding TNT domain-containing protein, whose product MTGQDDRVAEFESRIAECARRLAPPGWRRLDLRCAATVAVSDVALAVLTGEGRIVAGEGVPDELTGLLMDLRRARYVSERGSWFSMTMIIEPGSVLCLYNRDFDPLWDPPIPVECWRRDQIVMPRDGENVPGWLRDRLEGREPAAPPAPDAGPMDPAEQRELLSDRFALLIADQAPALWERVSGHYRAGARMPAMTCHSADGARTSWTAPAAAAALLDRLRAGTRAFQGSTWSRIDFEVRYEDGAVRCRASFAHDDEPRPPRSGLRRARIFDHAGPDGSRPAVSRPPVPPDEAGRVAGYLRQAPTVMAARSNAPDRLDPSRGAAVPLTFHTDGTWVWSGAVAYYLTEHGVPPEPDLVAHIRAGGFRVPEVDEETMDAANAAVTGRAAPEGAPTGSGPGWAGALQHRLDQLRVDRAAYRVNDVAEGVWCLTSGPGRWSVFQMRDGERRKEAVFEDAEQASAHLLGRLLLDPRHNVGDGPFTPLKGEPPLSLLRDRHVMELAKGMEVDRYGGPDGNVTYAARTPYPQRSLPPEWRERPYRLYRLQRPMETLTGTAVPWFGQPGGGTAHVFRRSMADLVADGSLVEVPDA is encoded by the coding sequence GTGACGGGCCAGGACGACCGCGTCGCGGAGTTCGAGAGCCGGATCGCCGAGTGCGCGCGGCGGCTGGCCCCGCCCGGGTGGCGGCGGCTCGACCTGCGCTGCGCCGCGACCGTCGCCGTGAGCGACGTCGCGCTGGCGGTGCTGACGGGCGAGGGCCGGATCGTGGCGGGCGAGGGCGTCCCGGATGAGCTGACCGGCCTGCTGATGGATCTGCGCCGCGCGCGGTACGTGTCCGAGCGGGGCAGCTGGTTCTCGATGACCATGATCATCGAGCCGGGGTCGGTGCTGTGCCTTTACAACCGCGACTTCGATCCGCTGTGGGACCCGCCGATCCCGGTGGAGTGCTGGCGGCGCGACCAGATCGTGATGCCGCGGGACGGCGAGAACGTGCCGGGCTGGCTCCGCGACCGGCTGGAGGGCCGCGAGCCCGCCGCGCCGCCCGCGCCCGACGCCGGGCCGATGGACCCGGCCGAGCAGAGGGAGCTGCTGTCGGACCGGTTCGCGCTCCTGATCGCCGACCAGGCCCCCGCGCTCTGGGAGCGGGTCTCCGGGCACTACCGGGCGGGCGCCAGGATGCCCGCGATGACGTGCCACTCCGCCGACGGCGCCCGGACGTCCTGGACGGCGCCCGCCGCGGCCGCGGCCCTGCTCGACCGGCTCCGCGCCGGGACGCGGGCGTTCCAGGGCTCCACGTGGTCCCGGATCGACTTCGAGGTCCGGTACGAGGACGGGGCCGTGCGCTGCCGCGCGAGCTTCGCCCACGACGACGAGCCGCGCCCGCCGCGGTCCGGTCTGCGCCGGGCCAGGATCTTCGACCACGCGGGCCCGGACGGGAGCCGTCCCGCCGTGTCGCGGCCGCCCGTCCCGCCGGACGAGGCCGGCCGCGTGGCCGGGTACCTGCGGCAGGCCCCGACCGTCATGGCGGCGCGCTCGAACGCCCCCGACCGGCTCGACCCGTCGCGCGGAGCGGCCGTGCCGCTGACCTTCCACACCGACGGGACGTGGGTGTGGTCGGGCGCCGTGGCCTACTACCTGACCGAGCACGGCGTCCCGCCGGAGCCCGATCTCGTCGCGCACATCAGGGCCGGCGGGTTCCGCGTCCCCGAGGTGGACGAGGAGACCATGGACGCCGCGAACGCGGCCGTGACCGGACGCGCCGCGCCCGAAGGCGCCCCGACCGGGTCAGGGCCCGGCTGGGCGGGGGCGCTCCAGCACCGCCTCGACCAGCTCCGCGTCGACCGCGCCGCCTACCGCGTCAACGACGTGGCCGAGGGCGTCTGGTGCCTGACATCGGGGCCGGGCCGCTGGTCGGTGTTCCAGATGCGCGACGGCGAGCGCCGCAAGGAGGCCGTCTTCGAGGACGCCGAGCAGGCGTCGGCGCATCTGCTCGGACGGCTGCTGCTGGACCCGCGCCACAACGTCGGGGACGGGCCGTTCACGCCGCTCAAGGGCGAGCCGCCGCTCTCGCTCCTGCGCGACCGCCACGTCATGGAACTGGCCAAGGGAATGGAAGTGGACCGCTACGGCGGCCCGGACGGCAACGTGACGTATGCGGCGCGCACGCCGTATCCGCAGCGGTCGCTGCCGCCGGAGTGGCGGGAACGCCCGTATCGCCTCTACCGGTTGCAGCGGCCCATGGAGACCCTGACGGGAACGGCCGTCCCGTGGTTCGGGCAGCCGGGCGGCGGGACGGCGCACGTGTTCCGGAGGTCGATGGCCGACCTGGTCGCCGACGGCAGTCTCGTCGAGGTTCCGGACGCCTGA
- the dapC gene encoding succinyldiaminopimelate transaminase, protein MFTLPDFPWDRLAPYKERALAHADGIVDLSVGTPVDPTPEPIRRALAAASDAPGYPQTYGTPELREAVAGWLRRRAGVTGADPDAVLPVIGTKELVAWLPTLLGAGPGDKVVFPALAYPTYDVGARLAGADPVATDGTLTLGPVAPKIVWVNSPSNPTGKVLPAEHLRKVVAWARGRGAVVVSDECYLEFGWDEGNPPISILHPDVCEGSHEGLLALNSLSKRSNMAGYRAGFVTGDLALVKRLLEVRKHAGMIVPAPVQAAMIVAYGDDAHVDEQRARYARRRAVLREAFERHGFRIEHSEASLYLWATRDEPCWDTVAHLASLGVLVGPGEFYGAGGARHVRIAFTATDARVAAAATRL, encoded by the coding sequence TTGTTCACGCTGCCGGACTTTCCGTGGGATCGGCTCGCGCCGTACAAGGAGCGGGCGCTGGCGCACGCGGACGGCATCGTCGACCTTTCGGTCGGGACGCCCGTGGACCCGACGCCCGAGCCGATCAGACGGGCCCTCGCGGCCGCGTCCGACGCGCCCGGCTACCCGCAGACCTACGGGACGCCGGAGCTGCGCGAGGCCGTCGCGGGATGGCTGCGGCGCCGCGCCGGCGTGACGGGCGCCGACCCTGACGCGGTGCTCCCCGTCATCGGCACCAAGGAGCTCGTCGCCTGGCTGCCGACGCTGCTCGGCGCCGGGCCCGGCGACAAGGTCGTCTTCCCCGCGCTGGCCTACCCCACCTACGACGTGGGGGCCCGGCTCGCCGGGGCCGACCCCGTCGCGACCGACGGCACGCTGACCCTCGGCCCGGTCGCTCCGAAGATCGTGTGGGTGAACTCGCCGTCCAACCCGACGGGCAAGGTGCTGCCCGCCGAGCACCTGCGCAAGGTCGTGGCGTGGGCGCGCGGCCGCGGCGCGGTCGTCGTGAGCGACGAGTGCTACCTGGAGTTCGGCTGGGACGAGGGGAACCCGCCGATCTCGATCCTGCACCCGGACGTCTGCGAGGGCTCCCACGAGGGGCTGCTCGCGCTGAACTCGCTGTCCAAGCGGTCCAACATGGCGGGCTACCGCGCCGGGTTCGTCACCGGCGACCTCGCGCTGGTGAAGCGGCTGCTGGAGGTGCGCAAGCACGCCGGGATGATCGTCCCGGCGCCGGTGCAGGCCGCGATGATCGTGGCCTACGGCGACGACGCCCACGTGGACGAGCAGCGGGCCCGGTACGCGCGGCGCCGCGCGGTGCTGCGCGAGGCGTTCGAGAGGCACGGCTTCCGCATCGAGCACTCCGAGGCGTCCCTGTACCTGTGGGCCACACGGGACGAGCCCTGCTGGGACACCGTCGCCCACCTGGCATCCCTCGGCGTCCTGGTCGGCCCCGGCGAGTTCTACGGCGCGGGCGGCGCCCGGCACGTCCGCATCGCCTTCACCGCCACCGACGCCCGCGTCGCCGCCGCCGCGACCCGCCTCTGA
- a CDS encoding crotonase/enoyl-CoA hydratase family protein, whose product MPYAEIEYEVRDGVATVTLNRPQKMNAYTFVMRNEMLDVFDRIDADDDVRAVVVTGAGRAFCAGADLSGGGDTFDKDKSKDMFAGEDDVLEDGTPRDGGGTVALRIARCLKPVIGAFNGAAVGVGVTMTLPMDVRLASEKARFGFVFARRGIVTEAASSWFLPRLVGIAQAMEWAATGRIFDAQEALAGRLVSRVYAPDELLPAAYALAGEIAGNTSAVSVAAIRRLMWSGLSAPSPWDSHIADSRLMASLGGGADAVEGVSSFLEKRDPAFPLRVSKDLPPEVPDWPVR is encoded by the coding sequence GTGCCGTACGCAGAGATCGAGTACGAGGTTCGGGACGGGGTCGCCACCGTCACGCTCAACCGGCCGCAGAAGATGAACGCCTACACGTTCGTCATGCGCAACGAGATGCTCGACGTCTTCGACCGGATCGACGCCGACGACGACGTGCGCGCGGTCGTGGTGACCGGAGCCGGGCGCGCGTTCTGCGCGGGCGCCGACCTGAGCGGCGGCGGCGACACCTTCGACAAGGACAAGTCCAAGGACATGTTCGCGGGGGAGGACGACGTCCTGGAGGACGGTACGCCGCGCGACGGCGGCGGGACGGTCGCGCTCCGCATCGCCCGCTGCCTCAAGCCCGTCATCGGCGCGTTCAACGGCGCGGCGGTCGGCGTGGGCGTGACCATGACCCTCCCGATGGACGTGCGGCTCGCCAGCGAGAAGGCCAGGTTCGGCTTCGTGTTCGCGCGGCGCGGGATCGTCACCGAGGCCGCCTCCAGCTGGTTCCTGCCGCGCCTGGTCGGCATCGCGCAGGCCATGGAGTGGGCCGCCACCGGCCGGATCTTCGACGCGCAGGAGGCCCTGGCGGGTCGTCTCGTCTCCCGCGTGTACGCGCCCGACGAGCTCCTCCCGGCCGCGTACGCGCTGGCGGGCGAGATCGCCGGCAACACCTCCGCCGTCTCGGTCGCCGCGATCCGGCGCCTCATGTGGTCGGGGCTGTCCGCACCGTCCCCGTGGGACTCGCACATCGCCGACTCCCGCCTGATGGCCTCGCTCGGCGGCGGCGCCGACGCCGTCGAGGGCGTCTCGTCCTTCCTGGAGAAGCGCGACCCCGCCTTCCCGCTGCGCGTCAGCAAGGACCTCCCGCCCGAAGTCCCCGACTGGCCCGTCCGCTGA
- the fdxA gene encoding ferredoxin, translating to MTYVIAQPCVDLLDKACIEECPVDCIYEGKRQLYIHPDECVDCGACEPVCPVEAIYYEDDVPEQWKDFYKVNVEFFDDLGSPGGASKVGKIDKDHPIVAALPPQSQDD from the coding sequence GTGACCTACGTCATTGCGCAGCCCTGCGTGGACCTGCTCGACAAGGCATGCATCGAGGAGTGCCCGGTCGACTGCATCTACGAAGGGAAGCGTCAGCTCTACATCCACCCGGACGAGTGCGTCGACTGTGGTGCGTGCGAGCCGGTTTGCCCGGTTGAAGCCATCTACTACGAGGACGACGTCCCCGAGCAGTGGAAGGACTTCTACAAGGTGAACGTGGAGTTCTTCGACGACCTCGGCTCGCCCGGCGGCGCGTCCAAGGTCGGGAAGATCGACAAGGATCACCCGATCGTCGCCGCGCTGCCTCCGCAGAGCCAGGACGACTGA
- a CDS encoding polysaccharide deacetylase family protein, translating to MRIRNCAVIGAGLLLAAGCSHAERQARTAGEHGAIKGRAQATRSPRPAPPPPRKIDCDRVKCVALTFDDGPGPYTARLLDTLKRNGVRATFFMLGENVGAHRDIVRRMALEGQEVANHSWSHPDLTTLSSAEVRSQIQRTQKAVKDASGLAPTLVRPPYGSTNKRVEHAIGMPLVLWSVDTLDWRYRDVARDTRVGVKEPKSGGIVLFHDIHKPSVDSIPKVVDGLRKRGFTFVTVSELFTGRRLVPGTSYSERTAPPTQVTASPPPAGSSAGPAATSKAPGAPAPGAPAPDASASRGPVPGAPDSGAPSGPAPSGLAPAPPITPSP from the coding sequence GTGCGGATCAGGAATTGTGCCGTCATCGGCGCCGGACTCCTGCTCGCGGCCGGATGCAGCCACGCGGAGCGGCAGGCGCGGACCGCCGGGGAGCACGGCGCGATCAAGGGCAGGGCGCAGGCGACGCGGTCACCGAGACCGGCGCCGCCCCCGCCCCGGAAGATCGACTGCGATCGGGTGAAGTGCGTCGCGCTGACGTTCGACGACGGCCCCGGCCCCTACACGGCGCGGCTGCTCGACACGCTCAAGAGGAACGGCGTGCGCGCCACGTTCTTCATGCTCGGCGAGAACGTCGGCGCCCACCGCGACATCGTGCGCCGGATGGCCCTGGAGGGCCAGGAGGTCGCCAACCACAGCTGGTCGCACCCTGACCTGACCACCCTGTCGTCCGCCGAGGTGCGGTCCCAGATCCAGCGCACGCAGAAGGCCGTCAAGGACGCCTCCGGTCTCGCGCCCACGCTGGTGCGGCCGCCCTACGGGTCCACGAACAAGCGCGTGGAACACGCGATCGGGATGCCGCTGGTCCTCTGGAGCGTCGACACGCTCGACTGGCGCTACCGCGACGTCGCCCGCGACACGCGCGTCGGCGTCAAGGAGCCGAAGAGCGGCGGCATCGTCCTGTTCCACGACATCCACAAGCCGAGCGTCGACTCCATCCCCAAGGTCGTGGACGGACTGCGCAAACGCGGGTTCACGTTCGTGACCGTCTCGGAGCTGTTCACCGGACGGCGGCTCGTGCCCGGCACGTCCTACAGCGAGCGGACGGCGCCGCCCACGCAGGTCACGGCCAGTCCGCCGCCCGCCGGATCGTCCGCCGGCCCGGCCGCCACGAGCAAGGCCCCCGGCGCCCCGGCCCCCGGCGCTCCGGCGCCCGACGCGTCGGCGTCCAGGGGGCCGGTGCCCGGCGCCCCGGACTCCGGAGCCCCGAGCGGCCCGGCGCCCAGCGGTCTGGCCCCCGCCCCGCCCATCACCCCGAGCCCCTGA
- a CDS encoding alpha/beta hydrolase family protein, with amino-acid sequence MSTAAPASSVPASPGPPHRRRRRRARPLMSAVVTITALLCALVGGIGWYFAGVAIEVDHSAEYPLTIEDAGNGTVTLPREPGTERPGAWALVWKGGRALLGPVVGGNDEHVVRKVSPVEGALVKDAPAMIDHWMYDGDPKTALGLPFQDVTYPSEVGPMPAWLVPGTSDKGTWVIGVHGRNADKAETFRVMRTVHSLGMPMLSIAYRNDVGAPPSQDRRNHLGDKEWHDVVSAMGYARAHGATGVVLYGWSMGGAMAMTTLQRDPSFVRGVVLDSPVLDWSATLDKQGDARHLPAFMTGIAKRVLQWRIGIDLADFDMRRYAPHLRTPVLMFTTEDDATVANGPAFAFARKAPPGTVTHIPTPGDHTESWNVDPAAYERSLVAFLKRVG; translated from the coding sequence GTGTCCACCGCTGCACCAGCGTCATCCGTCCCGGCGTCCCCCGGCCCGCCGCACCGCCGGCGCCGCCGCCGTGCCCGCCCGCTGATGTCGGCGGTCGTCACGATCACCGCGCTGCTGTGCGCGCTCGTCGGCGGGATCGGCTGGTACTTCGCCGGCGTCGCCATCGAGGTCGACCACTCCGCCGAGTACCCGCTGACCATCGAGGACGCGGGCAACGGCACCGTCACGCTGCCCCGCGAGCCGGGGACGGAGCGTCCCGGCGCCTGGGCCCTCGTCTGGAAGGGCGGGCGCGCTCTGCTCGGGCCCGTCGTCGGCGGGAACGACGAGCACGTCGTCCGTAAGGTGTCGCCCGTGGAGGGCGCCCTCGTGAAGGACGCCCCCGCGATGATCGACCACTGGATGTACGACGGCGACCCGAAGACGGCGCTCGGGCTGCCGTTCCAGGACGTCACCTATCCGTCCGAGGTCGGGCCCATGCCGGCGTGGCTCGTCCCAGGGACGTCCGACAAGGGCACCTGGGTCATCGGCGTCCACGGGCGCAACGCCGACAAGGCCGAGACGTTCCGCGTCATGCGCACCGTCCACTCACTGGGCATGCCGATGCTGTCCATCGCCTACCGCAACGACGTGGGCGCGCCCCCTTCACAGGACCGCCGCAACCATCTGGGCGACAAGGAGTGGCACGACGTCGTCTCCGCCATGGGCTACGCACGCGCACACGGCGCGACGGGCGTCGTCCTGTACGGGTGGTCGATGGGCGGCGCGATGGCGATGACGACGTTGCAGCGGGATCCGTCGTTCGTGCGCGGCGTCGTGCTTGACTCCCCCGTCCTGGACTGGAGCGCCACCCTGGACAAGCAGGGTGACGCCCGCCATCTGCCCGCCTTCATGACCGGCATCGCCAAGCGCGTCCTGCAGTGGCGCATCGGCATCGACCTGGCCGACTTCGACATGCGCCGGTACGCGCCCCACCTGCGGACGCCGGTCCTGATGTTCACCACCGAGGACGACGCGACCGTCGCCAACGGCCCCGCCTTCGCCTTCGCCAGGAAGGCGCCGCCCGGCACGGTCACCCACATCCCCACGCCGGGCGACCACACCGAATCCTGGAACGTCGACCCCGCCGCCTACGAGCGGTCGCTGGTCGCGTTCCTCAAGAGGGTCGGCTGA
- a CDS encoding zinc-binding dehydrogenase, translating to MRAVWLREFGGPEVLVAGDAPDPVPGEGRVLVEVEFANITFVETQIRSGTGPMPVRWEPPVIPGNGVGGVVAAVGDGVDVALVGRRVVTSTGGTGGYAQKAAVDAKGLFEVPDGLALDDAVALLADGRTAVMMTRAAQIREGERVLVEAAAGGVGSLLVQLAKARGATVVAAAGGARKTESATRLGADEAVDYGEPGWAGKTGPVDVVFDGVGGDVAREAFGLLREGGRMVSFGLASGEEANIPEEDARERGVTLVWPKATPEELREFTEHALREAAAGRLTPVIGQRFPLDGAADAHAAIEARGTVGKTLLEVSRPS from the coding sequence ATGCGTGCTGTGTGGTTGAGGGAGTTCGGCGGGCCCGAGGTGCTGGTGGCGGGGGACGCGCCCGATCCGGTGCCGGGTGAGGGCCGGGTGCTGGTCGAGGTCGAGTTCGCGAACATCACGTTCGTGGAGACGCAGATACGGTCGGGCACCGGTCCGATGCCGGTGCGGTGGGAGCCGCCGGTGATCCCGGGCAACGGGGTCGGCGGAGTGGTCGCGGCGGTCGGGGACGGGGTGGACGTCGCGCTCGTCGGCCGGCGGGTCGTCACCAGCACCGGCGGTACCGGCGGCTACGCGCAGAAGGCCGCGGTGGACGCGAAGGGCCTGTTCGAGGTGCCGGACGGCCTGGCGCTGGACGACGCGGTCGCGTTGCTCGCCGACGGGCGCACGGCGGTGATGATGACGCGCGCGGCCCAGATCCGTGAAGGCGAACGCGTCCTGGTGGAGGCGGCGGCCGGCGGGGTCGGGTCGCTCCTCGTCCAGCTCGCGAAGGCGCGGGGGGCGACGGTCGTCGCGGCTGCGGGAGGCGCGCGCAAGACCGAGTCGGCCACGCGGCTGGGGGCGGACGAGGCCGTCGACTACGGCGAGCCGGGCTGGGCGGGGAAGACCGGGCCGGTGGACGTCGTGTTCGACGGGGTGGGCGGTGACGTGGCCCGCGAGGCGTTCGGTCTGCTCAGGGAGGGCGGGCGGATGGTCAGTTTCGGGCTGGCGAGCGGGGAGGAGGCGAACATCCCCGAGGAGGACGCCCGGGAGCGGGGCGTGACGCTGGTCTGGCCCAAGGCCACGCCGGAGGAACTGCGGGAGTTCACGGAGCACGCGCTGCGCGAGGCGGCGGCCGGACGGCTCACACCGGTGATCGGGCAGCGGTTCCCGCTCGACGGCGCGGCCGACGCGCACGCCGCGATCGAGGCGCGCGGGACCGTCGGCAAGACCCTGCTGGAGGTCAGCCGACCCTCTTGA
- a CDS encoding type II toxin-antitoxin system Phd/YefM family antitoxin, which produces MESYPIKEARVRLGDLHAAVVHRAAHPRITKNGKDPVVLVTEQEWRELQELRLERAAREADREAARIRPHLEAGKTPPGYEVYTREQIASGDWLA; this is translated from the coding sequence ATGGAGTCCTACCCGATCAAGGAAGCCCGCGTGCGTCTCGGCGATCTCCACGCAGCCGTCGTCCACCGGGCCGCGCACCCCCGTATCACCAAGAACGGCAAGGACCCGGTCGTACTGGTCACCGAGCAGGAGTGGCGGGAACTCCAGGAACTCCGCCTTGAGCGGGCAGCCCGAGAAGCCGATCGGGAGGCCGCGCGTATCCGGCCCCACCTGGAGGCCGGCAAGACCCCGCCGGGTTACGAGGTCTACACCCGTGAGCAGATCGCCTCAGGGGACTGGCTTGCCTGA
- a CDS encoding class I SAM-dependent methyltransferase has protein sequence MNWAVTTYDSAFGYVSAHGAPLVDLLDPQPGERIIDLGCGTGSFSAEIAERGAEVLGIDGSPEMVAQATAMHAGLSFIVGDAHDFTVGESFDAVASNAALHWMTRDPDAVIGRVHAALRPGGRFVGELGGAGNCAELIVAMQTAWRVFGLGEPELPWYFPSPAAYATKLEEAGFTLRLLEHADRPTRMTEGPNGAADWVRAYASRALADVPPELVDPLLERVNDLAAPALRRESGWVADYVRLRFAAVRRSDGPAPTPFGPMAADHPL, from the coding sequence GTGAACTGGGCCGTGACGACGTACGACTCCGCCTTCGGGTACGTGTCCGCGCACGGTGCGCCCCTCGTCGACCTGCTCGATCCGCAGCCCGGAGAGAGGATCATCGATCTCGGGTGCGGCACCGGCTCGTTCAGCGCGGAGATCGCCGAGCGGGGCGCCGAGGTGCTGGGCATCGACGGCAGCCCCGAGATGGTCGCGCAGGCGACCGCCATGCACGCGGGGCTGTCGTTCATCGTCGGCGACGCCCACGACTTCACCGTGGGCGAGTCCTTCGACGCGGTCGCCTCGAACGCGGCCCTGCACTGGATGACCCGCGACCCCGACGCGGTGATCGGGCGCGTGCACGCGGCGCTGCGCCCCGGCGGCCGGTTCGTCGGCGAGCTCGGCGGCGCGGGCAACTGCGCGGAGCTGATCGTCGCGATGCAGACGGCGTGGCGGGTGTTCGGGCTCGGCGAGCCCGAGCTTCCCTGGTACTTCCCGTCGCCGGCCGCGTACGCGACCAAGCTGGAGGAGGCCGGGTTCACGCTGCGGCTGCTGGAGCACGCCGACCGCCCGACCCGGATGACCGAGGGGCCGAACGGCGCCGCCGACTGGGTCCGCGCCTACGCCTCCCGCGCGCTGGCCGACGTCCCGCCGGAGCTGGTCGACCCGCTGCTCGAACGGGTGAACGACCTGGCCGCGCCCGCGCTGCGCCGCGAGTCGGGGTGGGTCGCCGACTACGTGCGGCTGCGGTTCGCGGCCGTCCGCCGGTCGGACGGCCCCGCGCCGACGCCCTTCGGGCCGATGGCCGCCGACCACCCGCTGTAG
- a CDS encoding putative acetyltransferase, with translation MSGRFAARLVVAISGADVGQRISLRRRLPTGEYSDVVGVLESWSAGTLAVRRRTGELVEVPEATMVAAKVVPPQPPPRRRPRREEPEDG, from the coding sequence ATGTCCGGCCGCTTCGCCGCACGCCTGGTGGTGGCCATCAGTGGCGCGGACGTGGGCCAGCGGATCTCGCTGCGCCGCCGTCTGCCTACGGGAGAGTACAGCGACGTCGTGGGCGTACTCGAATCATGGTCCGCCGGGACGCTCGCGGTGCGCCGCCGCACCGGTGAACTCGTCGAGGTGCCGGAGGCGACCATGGTCGCGGCGAAGGTCGTCCCGCCGCAGCCGCCGCCCCGGCGCCGTCCCCGCCGGGAGGAACCCGAGGACGGCTAA